The segment GATTACATACTTGCAGAATTTGGCATATATGGTAATatactaaatttaataaattttaatatttagcTGTTTGGAAAATTAGCCAAAGTTGCCCATAAGGTTTTCCCTGTGCCCAAGGATAGTTATTCGGCCCTGCTGTACCAGGAGATTGAATAAAATAATTTGGGCGGTGTAGTACCCACGAAACGCCATCTAAACAAACACAGAAAGCAAGGATGCTTTAGTATGCTACTTGTACATCGTAGGACCAGTGGTTGGTTCTGTGTGGACCTGTAAGTGCCCTTGGATATTTAGTTTCCCCCAGTTTTCATTTGATACTGAATAGACTATAGATAATTCCTCTCTTGCTGCAATGGTAGGCAAACAAAAATTAATTTGGGTTTCTATGACATCCATGATTAGTATTTTAGGTGGTGTTTGATTTAAATTTTGATATGGTGAGGCTTAGGGTTGATCTGCACATGATGTGACACCAGACTCCAGAGTTCAAAAATTGGATGTAGAGAAATCATCGTGCAGGAAGAACACGGTTGCCAGTAACCTAGGGAATATACCTAGTTATAAGACAAATTGTCCCATCCTTGCCAATGGTAAAAGCCCAATGGTCTCGAGGGTTTTCCCTACTAATAAATGAAATAGGCCCTAAGTGATTCGCAACAATAACTTCAGAAGAAATCTGAAAAACTATTTATATTAATGAAGGATTGCTTGTTAAAGTGAAAACTACAAAAAGATGTAAGTTGTCCCATAGGGCACGGGCTCACATGTTTGCTTTTCTGACCTATGTGAAATTAGACTTCTGTCTAATCGTTTCAATAAACTGATGTAATAATTGGTTCTGTCAAGCAATATAAGAtgcatttctatttaaaaaaacaaaaaagtggGAGTCAATTCATATAAGATGACACAAAAAGCAACAATCTTGTACCGAGAGAGTTAGAAAACATGCTTACAGTAGCAGGATTCATGGCAGGGCCTGTGAAATTAGAACCCAATATGCTGAGACAGAGTTTTGAAAGGCTGAGTATCCATGTCTTGAGGAAAAAGCCTTTGGGTCCTCTTCTATTCACTACCAATGTTACCATAACAATGATGAACGTGAGAATGCCCTCTGTAATCATTCCACTCTTCACTCCGACTTTCAGCACAGGCCCACCTTGGCTTCCGCGTGGCATAGTATTCATAACACACATAACTCCCACCAAGGATCCCAATACCTATTGAAAAGTGAAAATAGAACCCAAAAACAGGACATTAAGAAAAATTTAAAGACCATTTTATGGCATCTAAATAGACTTCATGTACCTGAGCAAGGATCCTAGCTGCTAGTGTGAACAAGGATTGAGGCTTGCCTCCTAAGGAATTTAATAGCAGTGTTATGGGATTGTAGGTTGCCCCATTGCTCAACTTCCCAATCCATGTAAGCGCAAACATGGCTGCCACTGTGAGTGCCAATTTGACCATCTCTGCATTGCCTCTCAGTGAGACTAGTAATGAGCAGCCCACAAACTCCCTCACAAAACCCCCCCACACTATCCATATAAAGGACACCAATATATCGGCCACCACCAGTTTAATGGCACTCATGATGATTTACTGTGGCTTTCGATGATTTAGGCTCACATTTCTTATGTAAATACTGATTGATACTCCATGTTTCCATTAGTGAAACGAATGCCATGCCTTCCACCATAACTGGGCTTTCTTACCCTCCATCGAAAGGAAAGAAAAGTTCCAATCGTGTTCGTATTGCCATAGGAATGCTGCCCCAAAGACAAGTTATTCTATGGGGTACGACTTTTTCATATACCGGCCCAAGTTTCGAACTAATAGTAGAGTTATAGTGAATAAATTGAACGTTTGATGAATTGACTGGTCATAACCAGTCTCAAAATTAAAGCCTGTCCTACACATATTCTTTAGAAGCTTCAGCGGTTTGGTAAGTAATGTTGAAGAAAATTTAAAATACGGAAAAATTTGAAAGATTAGGTAGAAAGAAGAACACATGGATGAAATAATATGACAAATGGATGAAAAAATGGGATTCGAGTATACAAGAATGTCCTAacatcaatgaagaaaataaagaaaaattgtgaaggaaaaattcaagaataaCTTATGGGCAAAATAAAATGGGTGTAAAAAGTTATATAATATCAAAGAATTCAATCCCATAAGAGACCATGATGAAAAAGTCTACATAGGAGCGGATattaaatggaaagcaaaaatgttgATTAGTTAAGAACCAACTATCATCACTTGAGGTGTGAAATGGGTAGATAgatgtgtagacgtctaaaactggtcaacacttgtggagtcatactttaacatttgtgcattgccttattttagggttttttgcgtcgcattaacatttctcctatgttacgcacttggtctttatcatttgcgagcatcaagtccttcttctgcattcttcatttgtctcgctttcgaatttggtcttgtcgataacaatcttcagtcatgattttggtcgatcttatcctgtcgcatcaatatgcgtgttcatttgtcatcattttggacatcgtcaatcctaattagggttttgtcctcttttcaatcttgtcatctggtgatcgatttgtcatcgatcgttgtcattttcaatcttgtcatctggcgatcgatttgtcatcgattgttgtcattttcaatcttgtcattttgcgattgatttctcatcgatcgttgtcattttcaatcttgcgatcgatttgtcatcgatcgtcgtccttctcaatcatgtcaatttgaatcaattagtcattgttcctcatcaattggcgcatttagcaatcaaatcatttatcagcattggtcttttatcaagtcagaatcatgatcaaatcgatcctacatcaagacctaattgtcatccttgcatttctaattcatcttctagggtttttatgatttgttcatttaaccttgttggtcattttcccttgaggttaaattatttatttatttatcctaagtcttcttgtcacaattaaatgtttatttaattggctaactaatttctcctctctttgtgaattaattaattaatgaaaaattattaattaatttacctaattttccaatttactaatttctcctagttcctaattcctaattttctaattttcatcaattttctaatttcctaatttctaattcatctaattttctattttctctaatatttctcctaatttcatgggaatgacatagcaaatttgtcatattttgtcataatttgtcaatcaatcaattttgacatagcaatttgtcataatttgtcataattatcaatcaatcaatcttgcatagaaagtgtcaattttgtcataatttgtcatatttgtcattcttgatttgaaatttcctttcaaatctcttcatgctaatcttgtcatctctccaatttgtctataaattggatgaatttcttcaatcaaagatcccaaccaattgatcacatttttgaatccccgaatcaatcacgcttctagtatccttacgctgccatttcatcttgtcaatcttgctttcatactatgcctttgcatttgtaggtgagatccacaaacacactaatttgaaggagaaagaaggacaatggagaattctggaggagatattcgcatttgtaatggtttgcatttggtttgaatgtcttattttcaatatctctattgaatgtttttaggatttcttatcattgcaatctagttttcgtgattgagctagtttaaatatctattgctttgatgatttccaaattcctatctacaagatGATACCTAAAGAAGAGTGAGAAAAGAGAATATGCTTATTTTGCAACACAAGAGCAGAAGAGACAAAACGACACTTTGTCATGGAATGCTTGACATATAGCAACACCCACGCCATTTATGAAGACATTTTGAAAACGGACAACTTAAACTCTTTGTTTGAAGACacgaaactcaaaaaaaaaaaaaaacctattgaTCACAATTCACTACAGAAGAGCAAAACTAGATAAGAGGTTACATATTGTTTAAGGTCTTGGTGCCCTATCTTTTTGGTTGTGTGTTGTTCATGAGCCCCATAGGCTACTTTGGCCTCGTGGAcgttattaaaatatttcattcattcattcactgTTTCTTTCAACATTTCGTTGTTTCTAGGCATTTTTTAGTTTGACTGGTCTATTTTTTTTCTTGTTATCCCTTGGTAGCATCTATCTATTCTTTGTAAAACTGTTTTGTTTAATATAAGCAAAAATATTAGAGTTAAATAGGTGTCCACAAAAAGGATGTATCATTCCATTGAGCTTTGAATGCATTTACGTCCAACATAGCAGTTATTTGAGCCCCCTTTGAAATTCCAACTTTGAAGAGAGAATATTTTTTATCCAAATTTAGGCAAACaagtatttagtttttttttttctttggataTAATTGTGGCATAAATTTGGTTGttgaatagttttattagatgtttttattataaaatatatttaaatttttatgataCTTATTAtatgaaagatgaaatttttgaGTGTATATAGCTTTTTCTAAGTCTTCATCAAGATTGAAAATTATGTGGGAGAATTTGTATAAACAAATGCTTCTTTGGGAGGTAGCAAATCTAGGATTTATTTAAGAATTTGCACTAAAATTGATAGCAAGATGACCTTCTCAAACTAGGCTCTCCTTAGCATATGTCAAGGCATTTGGAAACAAAAGATTGTGATTGAAGAATTCTCCCTTAAGTATACAATGTGTCGAAGCAACCACCATCTCTCTAAATCCTACCCATAAAGAAGAAAGTATAGCATGCCAAAACCATGACCTCTAAGAAAACAACATAACTAGAAGACATGCCCCCCAAAACTCAAGTTGATCACTACCCTTCTTTAACTTTTGGAATCAATTGAATCACCTCAATATAAAATTTATGGGTCTCCTCTCCTACTATAATAGATTATCCAGGGAATTTAGAAGGAAACTTATGAGTCCAATATGAGAAACTCCCAAAGATTGGCAACaagtaaaaaagaaaagaaaataaatctcCAACCTTCGTCAATGAAAATGAACAAGCAAAGTTGATAGATGTCCCATAGAACTAAGAGATGGAGAATTGATTAGGAGACAAGTAGAGGGGGTTGAACCTAAATCTGCTCAAATGTTAAGAATCTCCCTATTAGACTATAAGAAAACAAAGCCAAATTGAACTATGTATGCTTTTTGCACAAAACATAGATTACAAAAGCAAATAATTGGGATTAAACTATGTACGCTTTTTCAATTtgacgtttcagatcacactcaatGACCCATCATTAGGAAAAAATGTAGAAATGGATTGTAGATAGAGCCTTAAAAAGGTTGAGATTGACAAgagaagaaattaaaaaataacataaatgaaaataaaaataataaagaagaagaagcaaaaaagaaaaatatagagaaaaataaataaatcaaatacaaGAACAAGAGAAAAAAGAGATTCAAATTGAAGAACACAAAATAAAAATGTTCAAATTGTTAACCAAAGACCTAAGAGATTTTGAAACAAAAATactaaatacataaaaaaaaaaatatattattataaagaaactaaagataaaaagaaaacaacaagaagaaaattAACTAACCATTGACTAAATGAACAAGAGTTGCAGAGTGGTGAAGTTCTTGCCAAAAGAGTGGCAGAACAATTTTGCTTTTGTTTGATGGAGACTTTTGTTGAGTGTTATAGTTGCCAGTGGCTTCATTAGACATCTATACAAAATGTAGACAGGGCCTCAATATCCATGAAAACATGCTAGAAAAAATTTGCTAAACCTTGAGTCTTGCTATGGAAATAAAATGGACTACAAGATTTCAATGATTTACAAACTTGACAAGAAACAATTTATTTTCTAACAATGTAATATCTAACTTAATTGATAAATTCTGCAACATCCCCCTAGCCCCACATGAGCCTAAATATTAGTCCCATCGAGTATGCATTAAAGAACCTTTAACAAAATAGATACACAACAAAATTAAACtagtataaaaaataataataaaaaaattgtgtcTTTGTTTCAAGAAATTGGTTTGTAAATTTATTGCGCTTGATTATCAGGCTAAATGATTGAGTTATCTTCATATGTTGATGGTAGCACAATAAAACATAGaagttgttggacattgttgctgctaggatatgttgttgtcgttgatgtcaacatattaatgtgatttattgctttgatgattgcagattggtttattgggatcatggtttggtatatgaAGTATTTCTAATGTtattatatctttctatattggttttggtgatttggaaagcttaattgatcatatcatatgatctggtttggaatttgtttttcttataagtgctttgcagagttcggtatttcctctggtatattccgatgtgatcaaatcttgagctgggtttttgggagattgtttgagatggtcatgtgtatcttcatttcaaatggttcatgatttggtgctccgcaagttatctttctttatgACAATTGtcgttgtttgagtgttcttgaggtttaaatattgatcaatgaagatttgataagtggtgttggtacaactattgttgatgattctaatgtgcttgctggtgtttcctaattgtgtcctatttgtcttgatgatctgcattgatcattgtgcgagttcttggtgattttactAATCCGgttatgttcttcatgttatgcaatattcctagtggtgtagcgtgttgcggttgatcttggcatgattttagaTGGTATTGCGTATTTGGAGATTTGAGTTAGGTCCaagttatgtcatgtatatcattatattggtccggtgatcgatctttgtatcgtgtgatgtaattttgtaattgcgagttgagggtttagccgaccttgttgtcaaggttgatgatttgtataaataggtggtatagtcatgtaatttaggtatcgaggttgtgtctgcattatcagagattgGTGTATATGCGAACAAAATaattcatcttttagtgtggtgtattgagcaaagattggtgttgcaaagaagacaaatgtgcttaactagaactgacATCAGACATTAGCAAATGTTgttattgcagttcatttgattccagattgttgtctgaacactttgtaagtcagtgagacttccttgtaaggtagtgaaccttctctgagggttgtagccttccaggttattgtgtcttgagttgtaagctctaggtagtgtgcctgaatgttggtgcattccccattgaaatatttacacatactagtgcagagtatcatcttattgtgggtaggtatgtttgatttctaaaattaaacctaaagatattgttgaggtttgcaaagatgaaaattggataagggctatggaagaagaattagatcaaattgagaggaacaacacatgggaacttgtgcctagaactAAAGATACAAATGTgactggtactaaatgggtattcaggaacaaattgaatgaagtcggtgaagttgtcagaaataaagcaagattggtatgcaaaggatattcacaaaatgaaggaattgattatgaggagactttttctctagcaactagacttgaagttgttagattgtgtaataccctaaaaatggtcacctaaaccatgggcccctaatcttgataacatcaccaaggtcctagacaaaggcaattaaatcatccttgagcacctaattaattaattctttaattattaatgttagatggcaaataaatcactttatattaattaaatatctatttaattaattaaatcattccaagtaaatcattttgatcaattgtcctatttatttaattaaatattctagcatatttatttaataaatcaattggtcatttaaatcataaaaaaatgaataaatttaaagaaaaagaggaattgatttacaaaaagagatttatcacaaaaagagaaattaatctgcaaaagaaagagttaaattgaaaacaaaagaaaacaattaaattgagagaagaaatcaaacttaagatatttctttttctaaaattgagataacttgagaaattagaaaagcaattaaattgaatcaaTCAttatctctaaaattaaaactcaaagcttttcttgaggaaagaggttcaattgcattgaataggttttttctaaataaaaaaatcttgagaaaattaaagaaatgtgcatggaatcacctatttttatcttaattgcatggaatcaactaaatttatctccaatgcaaacttagacttataatctgaatgcattcaatcaagctataattggaatctatctcaagattaacttgaTTTGATCTCTccattatttcaattatcctgaattgttctttttcttgaggaatctcaacagctcattgctaatcaatcttgactgttggtctctcttttgagtctctataaattcagccttcatctctcattctaaACACCCTTGAGATTTATTCTTATTGTGTAGTTTTtcctctggagtcattgaagatattgtgctttgaaattattgcatcttagtttagctttttgcatatttagtttaatcatgattacttgaattcatctagcttaatattcattcatctaacttaatatttattcatctaacttatcattcattcatttagcttaatattcattcatctagcttaatcttgtgctcatgTAGATtgaatccttcgtcttggtgtagtctagtcactggtattgcttagacaaatatgagagcaagtctatactcgcatcgaAGGCAATatgtcaatttgttatggtttttatattcatgattatatctgtctaaccatgcatgcaatgacttattgaagtgttgtgtctcacaacttgcagatacttattccacttttcacacacaccatTTTtgacgcccaccgtggggcagaagacttcATCTTTCGATCTTACAGATCAACTCattatattttt is part of the Cryptomeria japonica chromosome 10, Sugi_1.0, whole genome shotgun sequence genome and harbors:
- the LOC131079878 gene encoding aquaporin SIP2-1, which produces MSAIKLVVADILVSFIWIVWGGFVREFVGCSLLVSLRGNAEMVKLALTVAAMFALTWIGKLSNGATYNPITLLLNSLGGKPQSLFTLAARILAQVLGSLVGVMCVMNTMPRGSQGGPVLKVGVKSGMITEGILTFIIVMVTLVVNRRGPKGFFLKTWILSLSKLCLSILGSNFTGPAMNPATAFGWAYARDQHRTKEHVYVYWLAPLEACILAVWIFQLLVQKKGTREKTKRTKKD